In Nocardia asteroides, a single genomic region encodes these proteins:
- a CDS encoding toll/interleukin-1 receptor domain-containing protein has product MTTSYSVFCSYAAPDRDRVLPFIERLRADGVDATFDYWEVQPGDDIVAWMSAGIDRSSAALIFVSQNWAKGTWVMDEFTSLIFRRVTDRLRVIPILLERDLKLPAAIAKLAHRTLDDYDQVRATLRP; this is encoded by the coding sequence GTGACCACCTCGTACAGCGTCTTCTGCAGCTACGCCGCACCTGACCGGGACCGGGTACTCCCCTTCATCGAGCGGCTGCGCGCGGACGGCGTCGACGCGACATTCGACTACTGGGAAGTGCAGCCGGGCGACGACATCGTGGCGTGGATGTCAGCGGGTATCGACCGGAGCAGCGCCGCGCTGATCTTCGTCTCGCAGAACTGGGCGAAGGGCACCTGGGTAATGGACGAGTTCACCTCGCTCATCTTCCGCCGCGTCACCGATCGCCTGCGCGTGATTCCCATCCTGCTCGAGCGAGACCTCAAACTCCCCGCCGCGATCGCCAAACTCGCCCATCGGACGCTGGATGACTACGACCAGGTTCGCGCGACACTCCGCCCCTGA
- a CDS encoding RipA family octameric membrane protein, translating to MNSPSSARLWTGIDSTHYESKAQYRAAILEQYKLYVEMADRMSQRRGLANTFFLTLNTALLAAAGATGTLMNAPLWQLSFALLGVLAQSAVWFYLLRSYRQLSAAKYQVIGWLEEQLPSSPYWRAEWDLLGAGKDRGLFLRLTDVEKWIPVIFAVAYAGVFVAIAVG from the coding sequence GTGAATTCGCCGTCGAGTGCCCGGCTGTGGACCGGAATTGATTCCACGCATTACGAATCCAAGGCGCAGTACCGCGCTGCCATCCTCGAGCAGTACAAGCTGTACGTCGAGATGGCCGACCGAATGAGTCAGCGCCGGGGCCTGGCAAATACCTTCTTCCTCACCTTGAACACCGCGCTGCTCGCTGCCGCGGGTGCGACGGGCACGCTGATGAACGCTCCGCTGTGGCAGCTCTCCTTCGCACTGCTCGGTGTCCTCGCGCAGAGCGCCGTGTGGTTCTATCTGCTGCGCTCGTATCGGCAGCTGAGCGCGGCCAAGTACCAGGTGATCGGGTGGCTGGAGGAGCAATTGCCGTCATCGCCATATTGGCGCGCTGAGTGGGACTTGCTCGGTGCGGGGAAAGATCGCGGACTGTTCCTGCGATTGACGGACGTGGAGAAGTGGATTCCCGTGATCTTCGCGGTTGCTTATGCAGGGGTATTCGTGGCGATCGCCGTTGGCTGA